In one window of Bizionia sp. M204 DNA:
- the lgt gene encoding prolipoprotein diacylglyceryl transferase → MFILQFDWNPITGLDLFGIFELHFYSVMWIVAFLLGFQIMKRIFLKENVNLDYLDPLFIYTVLATMLGARLGHVLFYQSELISEDFFSIFLPFSFKGGFQFTGFQGLASHGAAIGIIIGMYLYRRKYKYKSLMWILDRVVISVASGAVFIRIGNFINSEIIGKITDSPLGVRFVQDYYSKRQIVAETGIENYKEAYAAVTNNPQFQHLLDAVPVRHPAQLYESFCYIFVFLILWFIYQKTNKGQQSGYLFGLFLVLLWTIRFFVEFVKEPQGDEYITFLGLNTGQMLSVPFIIIGLYFMFLYKPKTSS, encoded by the coding sequence ATGTTTATACTACAATTTGATTGGAATCCAATTACGGGATTAGATCTTTTCGGAATTTTCGAATTACACTTTTATAGTGTTATGTGGATTGTTGCCTTCCTTTTAGGTTTTCAAATCATGAAACGAATTTTTCTAAAAGAAAACGTAAATCTAGATTATTTAGACCCTCTATTTATTTATACCGTTTTGGCTACTATGCTTGGTGCCAGATTGGGTCATGTACTTTTTTACCAATCCGAATTGATTTCAGAAGATTTCTTTAGCATCTTTTTACCATTTAGTTTTAAAGGTGGCTTTCAATTTACCGGCTTCCAAGGATTAGCTAGTCATGGTGCAGCCATTGGAATTATAATAGGCATGTATTTATATCGAAGAAAATACAAATATAAATCACTAATGTGGATTTTAGATCGCGTGGTGATATCCGTTGCTTCTGGTGCTGTTTTTATCAGAATTGGTAACTTTATTAATTCTGAAATTATAGGAAAAATAACCGATTCACCTTTAGGTGTTCGTTTTGTTCAAGATTATTACAGTAAAAGACAGATTGTAGCTGAAACAGGTATTGAAAACTATAAAGAAGCATATGCGGCCGTGACTAACAATCCGCAGTTTCAACATTTATTAGATGCGGTTCCTGTTCGTCATCCGGCACAATTATATGAATCGTTTTGTTATATATTCGTTTTTCTTATCCTTTGGTTTATTTATCAGAAAACCAATAAAGGACAACAAAGCGGCTACTTATTTGGACTATTTTTAGTGTTATTATGGACCATTCGTTTCTTTGTAGAGTTTGTAAAAGAACCACAAGGCGATGAATACATTACGTTTCTTGGTTTAAACACAGGGCAAATGTTAAGTGTGCCATTTATAATAATTGGACTCTATTTTATGTTTCTGTATAAACCCAAAACCAGTAGCTAG
- the yidD gene encoding membrane protein insertion efficiency factor YidD, with the protein MKKILTYPFLLIIKIYQIFISPLTPATCRFQPTCSHYAKEALEKHGFFKGGKLAVIRIFSCHPWGRSGYDPVPEKDDL; encoded by the coding sequence ATGAAAAAAATACTCACATATCCATTTCTTTTAATAATTAAGATTTATCAAATCTTCATTTCCCCGTTGACACCTGCTACATGCCGGTTTCAACCTACCTGCTCCCATTATGCAAAAGAGGCATTGGAAAAACATGGTTTTTTTAAAGGTGGGAAATTGGCGGTTATTAGGATTTTTAGTTGTCATCCATGGGGAAGAAGCGGTTATGATCCGGTTCCGGAAAAGGATGATCTATAA
- the cysS gene encoding cysteine--tRNA ligase, which yields MQLYNQQTIKIYNTLSGEKETFKSITDGYVGMYVCGPTVYSNVHLGNVRTFMSFDMIFRYFQHLGYKVRYVRNITDAGHLENDADVGEDKITKKARLEAIEPMEIVQRYTVDFHNVLNRFNFLPPSIEPTATGHIIEQIELIQTIIDNGFAYVVNGSVYFDVHKYNESNEYGILSKRKLEDLIHNTRALDGQSDKKNPQDFALWKKAEPAHIMRWPSPWSDGFPGWHLECTAMSTKYLGDYFDIHGGGMDLKFPHHECEIAQNQAAKGQTPVKYWMHANMLELNGARMSKSTGNYINPAELLSGDNDIMSKAYSPSVIRFFMMQASYRSVLDLTDAGLDSSEKGFKRLMDAVNLVELLKTSSTSTHNISKWKQSCYDAMNDDFNTPILIAHLFEAVKFINQIHDGSATITATDLDMLKTTMYAFIFDILGLENTKQTDNSSEKLSGAVELLIKLRQEARANKDFALSDQIRDELAEAGIQLNDSREGTTFSY from the coding sequence ATGCAATTATACAACCAACAAACCATAAAAATTTACAACACATTAAGTGGTGAAAAAGAAACGTTTAAATCCATCACCGATGGCTATGTTGGCATGTACGTTTGTGGCCCAACGGTTTATAGCAATGTCCATTTAGGAAATGTACGAACGTTTATGTCTTTCGATATGATTTTTCGATATTTCCAACATTTGGGCTATAAAGTGCGTTATGTCCGTAATATTACGGATGCTGGTCATTTAGAAAATGATGCCGATGTTGGTGAGGATAAAATCACTAAAAAAGCGCGATTAGAAGCTATTGAACCTATGGAAATTGTACAGCGGTACACGGTTGATTTTCATAATGTATTAAATAGGTTTAACTTTTTACCGCCTAGTATTGAACCAACTGCAACGGGTCATATTATTGAGCAGATAGAGCTCATCCAGACCATTATAGATAATGGGTTTGCTTATGTGGTAAATGGTTCGGTATATTTTGATGTTCATAAATACAATGAATCCAATGAATACGGGATTTTAAGCAAACGAAAATTAGAAGATTTAATTCATAATACACGAGCGCTTGATGGCCAAAGTGATAAGAAAAATCCACAAGATTTTGCGCTTTGGAAAAAAGCAGAGCCTGCTCATATTATGCGTTGGCCATCACCTTGGAGCGATGGTTTTCCAGGATGGCATTTAGAGTGTACAGCTATGAGCACCAAATATTTGGGTGATTATTTTGATATTCATGGTGGCGGAATGGATTTAAAGTTCCCGCATCACGAATGTGAAATTGCACAAAATCAAGCGGCTAAAGGTCAGACGCCCGTAAAATATTGGATGCATGCTAATATGCTTGAATTGAATGGTGCAAGAATGAGCAAATCAACGGGTAACTATATCAATCCAGCTGAATTGCTTTCTGGTGATAATGATATTATGTCCAAAGCCTACAGCCCTAGTGTTATTCGATTTTTTATGATGCAAGCATCTTATAGAAGTGTTTTAGATTTAACGGATGCCGGGCTTGATTCCAGTGAAAAAGGGTTTAAGCGATTGATGGATGCCGTTAATTTAGTGGAATTGCTAAAAACGTCCAGCACATCTACTCATAATATTTCCAAATGGAAACAGTCGTGTTATGATGCTATGAATGACGATTTTAACACACCAATTCTTATTGCTCATTTATTTGAAGCGGTGAAATTTATTAACCAAATTCATGATGGTTCGGCAACGATTACTGCTACGGATTTAGACATGCTTAAAACAACCATGTACGCTTTTATTTTTGATATTTTAGGATTAGAAAACACGAAGCAAACTGATAATTCATCTGAAAAATTATCAGGTGCTGTGGAATTACTCATTAAGTTACGCCAAGAAGCACGTGCGAATAAGGATTTTGCATTATCAGATCAAATTCGTGATGAGCTAGCTGAAGCTGGAATTCAATTGAATGATAGTCGTGAAGGAACCACCTTTTCATATTAA
- a CDS encoding four helix bundle protein — translation MYIYFFKKLDVWKEAIQLAVKTYKITDLYPSEEKFGLISQMGRCSVSVPLNIAEGTTRLTNKYKACFTTIAYSSSLELLNQTIISKELDFISEDNYNNMRLDLESMTHKINALRNHFLNS, via the coding sequence ATGTATATATATTTTTTTAAAAAATTAGATGTTTGGAAAGAAGCGATTCAATTAGCGGTTAAAACTTATAAAATAACAGATTTATATCCTTCCGAAGAAAAATTTGGACTTATCTCCCAAATGGGACGCTGTTCTGTTTCGGTGCCATTGAATATTGCCGAAGGTACAACCAGATTAACTAATAAATATAAAGCATGTTTTACGACGATTGCTTATAGTTCTTCGCTTGAATTATTGAACCAAACTATAATTTCAAAAGAATTAGATTTCATTTCAGAAGACAATTATAATAATATGAGATTAGACCTAGAATCAATGACCCATAAAATTAATGCATTAAGAAATCATTTTTTGAATTCTTAA
- the folE gene encoding GTP cyclohydrolase I FolE: protein MKINDNTADFDAIGDDHVGTSADTPLRSDAFVLNSEEKIKIIKEDVRHIMETLGLDLTDDSLQGTPNRVAKMFVNEIFGGLNPEKKPSASTFDNKYKYGEMLVEKNITVYSTCEHHLLPIVGKAHVAYISNGTVVGLSKMNRIVDYFAKRPQVQERLTIQVVKELQNVLNTDDVACVIDAKHLCVNSRGIRDTESSTVTAEFGGKFKEAGTRREFLDYIKLDTAF, encoded by the coding sequence ATGAAAATTAATGATAATACAGCTGATTTTGATGCCATTGGAGATGACCATGTAGGAACATCGGCTGACACACCATTACGAAGCGATGCTTTTGTTTTAAATTCAGAAGAAAAAATAAAAATTATTAAAGAAGATGTGCGCCATATTATGGAAACACTCGGTCTTGATTTAACAGACGACAGCCTTCAAGGCACGCCAAACCGCGTAGCCAAAATGTTTGTTAATGAAATTTTTGGCGGTTTAAATCCGGAAAAAAAACCAAGTGCTTCAACCTTTGATAATAAATATAAGTATGGTGAAATGCTTGTTGAAAAAAACATTACAGTATACTCAACCTGCGAACATCATTTGTTACCAATAGTAGGTAAAGCCCATGTAGCATATATTTCTAACGGAACCGTTGTTGGGTTATCTAAAATGAACCGAATTGTTGATTATTTTGCAAAACGGCCACAAGTACAAGAACGCTTAACCATTCAGGTTGTTAAGGAACTACAAAACGTATTAAATACGGATGATGTTGCTTGCGTTATAGATGCGAAGCATTTATGTGTCAATTCACGTGGGATTCGCGATACGGAAAGTAGTACTGTTACTGCCGAATTTGGTGGAAAATTTAAAGAAGCAGGAACGCGACGTGAGTTTTTAGATTATATTAAATTGGATACTGCCTTTTAA